AATAAAATTCCGTTTGGCCATTATCAAAGGAAAGTAGTAGCATAATGAAAACAGCAAAATGAAATATGGAGCACATGAAAAGCCAGAAGTTCAAATACGATGCTGCAATCAATGGCAGAGAAAAGAAGGGTACAAAGATTAGAAGAACATGACGAAAGTAATAGGGTCTTGATTCATGGAACATAAATCGCTGAGAAGAAAAGTTGTATGCCGCCATGTCATCCTCATGCCATTATTTTGGCCGACCTTGCATAGAGGCTGTCCACAACCTTCTCCATGTTTGATATAGTCTCCAAAGTCGCTGGGTAGATTGCGTCAGTCTTGGGATCATCAAATATGATTAGGCATCCAGCACCCTGGTCTAGAGTCCCTGCAAACTTCTTATCCAGAATCATCTGAGATAACTTCTTCTCAACTTGGTGAGATGGCAATTCGATTAATTCAGCAATGTGGGCAATCTCTACTCTTGAGAATGGCTCGATCAACCTGCAGAGATTCTGTTCCTGTAGTGTGTCGTAGAGGGCAGAAAGGTGCCTGTGGACAATGGGGTCTTCATCCAACTCATTCTTGAAATTCTGCAGCGCAGTCTCAAAGAGCTTCAGAGAGCGCTTTGAGTGAGCATCAGCAATGGCTTTCATCGCATCTAGTTCTGGTCCTTTATATTGCAAACCAACCTTGGGCGATGATATAATTCCTGCCACATCCTCAGCCTGGTTCACCATAATTTTGCACAGAAGCATGTACTTAAGGCCGTAAATTGCCTGGGGGTCTCCGAGAGTGTTGAAAGCTTCAAATGCTTCAAAGAAGTAGCTGTATGCCGTTTTGTAGTCCTTCTCTTCTGCATGGAGAATTCCACTCTGCAAATCTATGGTGCCCTGCTGTGCTGGAGGCACATATACCGCATTTGCTGCTGTTCTTGCAGCGGTAAGTGCAGCCTTGGCTTTGGGCAAGTTTCTCAAGGCGAAATGGAGTTTGCTCTCAAGCAAGTCAATTTCCACAAGTAGTAGCTTGTCATCTAATCTTCTAACCTCCTTAATGAGACCTGAAAGAAGATTCAGTGCTTCTGAATATTCCTTACTTTCCATCAGAAGAGCTGCGAGCCGAGCCTCAATTCGTTGTCGGAGAAAAGTTCGCTTTTCAGCCCTTGTCCATTGCACTATCTCCTTGCAAAGAGAGATTTGGAGATCAGAGGTCCCAGGAATTTTAGCAACTGAATCAATAATACCACGTACGAGCTTTGCAGTTTTTGCCTTTGGGATCAAAGAAAAGAAAGGCCGCAATTTAGTCAGTAGGTTCTGTAGTTCTTCTGCTCGACCAACTTCCCTCAGACGATCTGATAGGTCGGTAATAGCCAATTCTTTGATCTTTAAGGCTtctgaagaagatgaaggatCTTCAAGGATCCCATAAAGGATAGGGATAGCCTCAGCCGCAGTTTTCTCTTTAGCAGCACTAATCGAATCCTCAGTTGCAGGAACATGTTGGGATGACATAGTTACCACTTTCAGATGGGGGAGGTTTCTGCCAGATTTGAACCCATAGTTACTAACAAAACCACCACTAAATCTCCAATAATGTCAAAACTAACGAGCGGAACAAAAAAAGTAAATGAAACTGATCCATAAAATCATTGCTCAATGAGACTTCTACTCAGAAAttcaaaagagagaaaaaaaaaacataaaaccaAAATCCGAGGCAATAACAATCTTGTTTAACGGGAAATCAAACAAAACCCAAAGGACATAAAGATAATGAAAGCATTCTCTCACGGTTCCTCAAATTTTCCTCCCTCTTTCCTACCAGATCCCATTTCTCCATAAATTTCAAGATTAAAATTTCAGCTGAAGTTATGAATAGCACTGGATACTACAGCTTCAAGCAATTAAACTTCAATTTCACAACTACTTCCACTCAAATACATCAATCAAGAATATAAAATCTCTCAATTTTCAAGTAGGCATTTAGGGTAAGGGAAACGGAACAGAAACAGAAAATTACGAATCCGTAGCACTAGCAGAATACAAACATAAATAGAGAACAACACAATAATCACAGTCAAAATCCAAAACGAGGAAAAGTTACCAGTAATTCTCAGAGCAAATCCACCGCCGgcaaagagagaaaaattgtgAAGCTTGAAAATTGATTTTTCCAGAAATGATTcgaaataatcaaataaatttaaagcaTTTCGTGTTGAGAGGGGCAACTCCTGATTTTGGGCCGTGAGTCTTAAAAAACATACATCGGCCCATAAACAATCGACGTCGTAGCTATTGAAGACAATcgtatatgaaaacacagttttcTATCATTAATATCGGCGAAAAATTTGACAGTTTTTTTCTCCAAAATTTCAGGCATTATCTAAATATACATGATTTCAACAACAATTTCAATTTGAGCAACAATTTTAGTCATAAACAAGGATTTCAGTAATGAAACCAACAAATTCACTCAATCAATGTGGAAAT
This DNA window, taken from Salvia miltiorrhiza cultivar Shanhuang (shh) unplaced genomic scaffold, IMPLAD_Smil_shh original_scaffold_327, whole genome shotgun sequence, encodes the following:
- the LOC131004150 gene encoding 26S proteasome non-ATPase regulatory subunit 11 homolog, which translates into the protein MSSQHVPATEDSISAAKEKTAAEAIPILYGILEDPSSSSEALKIKELAITDLSDRLREVGRAEELQNLLTKLRPFFSLIPKAKTAKLVRGIIDSVAKIPGTSDLQISLCKEIVQWTRAEKRTFLRQRIEARLAALLMESKEYSEALNLLSGLIKEVRRLDDKLLLVEIDLLESKLHFALRNLPKAKAALTAARTAANAVYVPPAQQGTIDLQSGILHAEEKDYKTAYSYFFEAFEAFNTLGDPQAIYGLKYMLLCKIMVNQAEDVAGIISSPKVGLQYKGPELDAMKAIADAHSKRSLKLFETALQNFKNELDEDPIVHRHLSALYDTLQEQNLCRLIEPFSRVEIAHIAELIELPSHQVEKKLSQMILDKKFAGTLDQGAGCLIIFDDPKTDAIYPATLETISNMEKVVDSLYARSAKIMA